The following are encoded together in the Equus quagga isolate Etosha38 chromosome 1, UCLA_HA_Equagga_1.0, whole genome shotgun sequence genome:
- the LOC124226339 gene encoding olfactory receptor 6C2-like, whose protein sequence is MRNHTVTTFILLGLTDDPQLQGLLLIFLFFTYLLSVTGNLTIVSLTLVDSNLKTPMYFFLQNFSCLEILFTSTCVPRYLYKLSTGDKTITYCACAIQAFFADLFGVTEFFLLATMSYDRYIAICQPLHYTTIMSSTVCKTFILCCWMAGLLIILPPFSLSQNLEFCDSSVIDGFLCDVSPFLEISCSDTWVVEQVVIVCAVLTFITTLLCVVLSYICIIKTIIRFPSAQQRKKAFSTCSSHMIVVSITYGSCIFIYVKPSAKESAAINKGVAVLTTSIAPMLNPFIYTLRNKQVKQAFNVSIKRIMLSSKK, encoded by the coding sequence ATGAGAAACCATACAGTAACAACATTCATTCTCCTGGGATTAACAGATGATCCACAACTTCAGGgtctgcttttaatatttttattttttacatacttATTGAGTGTAACTGGGAACCTAACTATTGTCTCACTTACATTAGTGGATTCTAACCTTAAAACACCAATGTACTTTTTCCTACAAAATTTTTCCTGCTTAGAGATCTTATTCACATCAACGTGTGTTCCTAGATACTTATATAAACTATCAACAGGTGACAAGACTATTACCTACTGTGCTTGTGCCATTCAAGCATTTTTTGCTGATCTTTTTGGAGTGACTGAATTTTTTCTCCTGGCCACCATGTCCTATGACCGCTACATTGCCATCTGCCAACCTCTGCATTACACCACCATCATGAGCAGCACAGTCTGCAAAACATTCATCCTTTGCTGTTGGATGGCTGGTTTGTTAATCATACTCCCACCATTTAGCTTGAGCCAAAATCTGGAATTCTGTGACTCTAGTGTCATTGATGGCTTTCTATGTGATGTATCTCCCTTCCTGGAGATTTCATGCTCAGACACCTGGGTCGTTGAGCAAGTGGTTATAGTCTGTGCTGTGTTGACCTTCATCACAACCCTTCTTTGTGTAGTTCTCTCCTACATATGCATAATCAAGACTATCATAAGATTCccttctgctcagcaaaggaaaaaagcctTTTCTACCTGTTCTTCTCACATGATTGTGGTTTCTATCACCTACGGCAGCTGTATCTTCATTTACGTCAAACCTTCAGCAAAAGAATCAGCGGCTATTAATAAGGGTGTGGCAGTCCTCACTACTTCCATCGCTCCTATGTTGAACCCCTTCATTTACACCTTGAGAAACAAGCAAGTAAAACAAGCCTTCAATGTGTCAATCAAAAGAATTATGTTATCTTCCAAGAAGTAA